A section of the Ignavibacteriales bacterium genome encodes:
- the selD gene encoding selenide, water dikinase SelD produces MSNVRLTQMVKSAGCAAKIFPHILSDALKGIDWYTNDKVLVGFDGKDDAGVYKISDELALILTTDFFTPVVDDPYTYGQIAATNALSDIYAMGGTPINGLNIVAFPQTEELTILKDILRGGADKMTEARAPIIGGHSVDIENILYGLAVTGTIDPKDLKTNAGAKPGNILILTKALGTGLLNNCVKYSELDEIIYNGLITSMTTLNKTSSELMVKFNASACTDITGFGLAGHAMQMAMASNVALRIKVSDIPVLEGAMDAIEKKLWTRGDKSNRVYTQDNVINEGNINEDIEHMLYDPQTSGGLLISVPVERSEELLLALKDNGVEKASIVGSVEEGNGKLIFEFE; encoded by the coding sequence ATGTCTAATGTTCGCCTCACACAGATGGTCAAATCCGCCGGCTGTGCCGCTAAGATTTTTCCGCACATTCTCTCTGACGCGTTAAAAGGCATCGACTGGTACACAAATGATAAAGTCCTGGTCGGCTTCGATGGTAAAGATGATGCAGGAGTTTACAAAATAAGTGATGAACTCGCGCTGATACTCACAACCGACTTCTTCACTCCCGTTGTGGATGATCCGTACACCTACGGACAGATCGCCGCTACAAATGCGCTCAGCGATATCTACGCAATGGGAGGTACACCCATCAACGGTCTTAATATCGTTGCATTTCCGCAAACCGAAGAACTTACCATACTCAAAGATATCCTACGCGGCGGCGCTGACAAGATGACCGAGGCGCGCGCTCCCATTATCGGCGGACATTCCGTCGACATTGAAAATATTCTCTATGGATTGGCTGTTACGGGAACGATCGACCCAAAAGATCTGAAGACGAATGCAGGTGCTAAACCCGGTAATATCCTCATTCTTACAAAAGCCCTCGGCACGGGCTTGCTCAATAACTGTGTCAAATACAGTGAACTCGATGAAATCATATATAATGGGCTAATTACTTCGATGACCACATTGAATAAAACCTCATCTGAACTTATGGTGAAATTTAATGCAAGCGCCTGCACTGACATTACAGGATTCGGATTGGCAGGACACGCAATGCAGATGGCGATGGCAAGCAATGTAGCTCTGAGAATAAAAGTAAGTGACATCCCCGTATTGGAAGGCGCTATGGATGCGATAGAGAAAAAACTATGGACTCGCGGCGATAAATCTAACCGTGTTTACACACAGGACAATGTTATAAATGAAGGAAATATAAATGAGGACATCGAGCATATGCTCTACGACCCGCAAACATCCGGAGGTCTTCTTATTTCCGTACCGGTTGAGAGGTCCGAGGAACTTCTTCTCGCGCTAAAAGATAATGGTGTTGAGAAAGCCTCTATAGTAGGCTCAGTTGAAGAAGGAAATGGCAAATTGATTTTCGAATTTGAATAA
- a CDS encoding DUF2569 family protein, whose product MGLKYYDYSINLLHEFVTHYSNTSAFGSVNFPLLIVPIIILAITFFLGKFIYERKPDYKHYDPNEYPPKLKGFRGLLRIALLLILFIIMINCINFYNSLFLYGSNAWDFLTTQNEKYPSSLWILAILYIIATNFFLLLYSLFLILLATKKKRVFKLAVIIFLPLDLIISGLKYLLFTQIFEQNHEIVYQSFIYMSFLLQISIVILAYVVFSRRVNATFSN is encoded by the coding sequence ATGGGGCTAAAATATTACGATTATTCTATCAATCTGCTTCATGAGTTCGTAACTCATTATTCCAATACTTCCGCGTTCGGCTCTGTGAATTTCCCGCTTCTAATTGTACCCATTATCATTCTTGCTATTACTTTTTTCCTCGGCAAATTCATTTACGAAAGAAAACCCGATTATAAACACTACGACCCAAACGAATATCCTCCAAAACTTAAAGGCTTTCGCGGTCTTCTCAGAATAGCTCTCCTTTTGATACTTTTCATTATTATGATCAATTGCATCAACTTCTATAACAGCCTCTTCCTGTATGGCAGTAATGCGTGGGATTTCCTTACTACGCAGAACGAAAAATATCCCAGCTCGTTATGGATTCTTGCAATATTATACATTATTGCGACTAATTTCTTCCTCCTATTGTATTCCCTTTTCCTTATTCTGCTTGCGACAAAAAAGAAGCGCGTATTCAAGCTAGCTGTTATAATATTTCTCCCTCTCGATCTCATTATATCCGGTCTCAAATACCTGCTGTTCACGCAGATATTCGAACAAAATCACGAAATTGTTTATCAGAGTTTCATTTATATGAGTTTCCTTCTTCAAATATCAATTGTAATTTTAGCATATGTGGTATTCTCCCGGCGAGTCAATGCCACTTTCTCGAACTAA
- a CDS encoding transketolase family protein, producing MQYYTENPEMKETRKGFADALEQLGAENPDVVVLGGDVTGSVRTNQFRDAYPDRFFSVGIAEQDMMGTAAGLALVGKIPIASTYGEFATGRPFDQIRQSIAYSEMNVKICASHAGITVGYDGATHQSFEDVAIMRVLPHMTVLTPCDYNQTFNAIKASVDFVGPCYVRFYRENSPNFTDINEKFEIGKAKIMVEGDDITLMASGLIVWNAIVAAHNLAKDGINARVVNMSTIKPIDREMILKCADETGMIITCEDHQWTAGLYGAVAEVLSKERPTPMDWIAINDTFGESGAGDQLMVKYGLDHTAIERKVREHVKTAVNQK from the coding sequence ATGCAGTATTACACAGAAAATCCCGAAATGAAGGAAACCAGAAAAGGATTCGCCGATGCCCTGGAACAGCTGGGAGCAGAAAACCCGGATGTTGTGGTGCTTGGCGGAGACGTAACGGGTTCGGTACGCACGAACCAATTCAGGGACGCCTATCCCGACAGGTTCTTTTCGGTTGGAATAGCCGAGCAGGACATGATGGGAACTGCGGCAGGACTCGCGCTGGTAGGGAAGATACCGATCGCATCGACATACGGAGAGTTCGCTACGGGACGGCCATTCGACCAGATAAGGCAGTCGATAGCGTACAGCGAGATGAACGTGAAGATATGCGCTTCACACGCGGGGATAACTGTGGGATATGACGGAGCAACACACCAGTCATTCGAGGACGTTGCCATAATGAGGGTACTGCCTCATATGACCGTGTTGACACCGTGCGATTATAACCAGACATTTAACGCGATAAAGGCAAGCGTGGATTTTGTAGGACCGTGCTACGTGAGATTTTACAGGGAGAACTCGCCGAACTTCACTGACATAAATGAGAAGTTCGAGATAGGGAAGGCGAAGATAATGGTGGAAGGTGACGATATTACATTGATGGCGAGCGGGCTGATCGTGTGGAATGCCATAGTGGCGGCGCATAATCTTGCTAAGGATGGAATAAACGCAAGGGTAGTAAATATGTCTACGATAAAGCCGATAGACAGGGAGATGATATTAAAATGCGCGGATGAGACGGGAATGATAATCACATGCGAAGACCACCAATGGACAGCGGGGCTTTACGGCGCTGTGGCGGAGGTGCTTTCCAAGGAGAGACCGACTCCGATGGATTGGATAGCCATAAATGATACATTCGGGGAAAGCGGAGCCGGTGACCAATTGATGGTAAAATACGGCTTAGACCATACGGCGATCGAGAGGAAGGTCAGGGAGCACGTAAAAACAGCAGTGAATCAAAAATAA
- a CDS encoding trypsin-like peptidase domain-containing protein, with product MEAVIKDKTNMSKLKVAIPIVVLVVLIGGVLLGKMYFGGNNGPSVNTVMTKQEANQDITDDRQNAITRVVSKVSDAIVGINVEEVQEVQNPFMDDPFFRQFFGESAPRKQVVRGLGSGFIVSEDGYIITNDHVAGNATKISVTLTTGETIQAKLVGKDPVSDVALLKIEKSGLPYLKFANSDNVMIGEWAIALGNPFGLFEINDKPTVTVGVVSATNMKVFSGQNRVYSDMIQTDASINAGNSGGPLLDANGDVIGMNTIIYTGGGYGQGSIGVGFAISINRVNSIVEELKKNGSIDRNFNVGFKIQAIDDRIADYLKLDDTEGAVVVQVQPGSLSDNAGLKTEDVIIKVNGLDVKNDQEVAFAINDLRVGDKLKLTILRGGSEKDIEMELVRSK from the coding sequence ATGGAAGCTGTAATAAAAGACAAAACCAATATGAGTAAGCTAAAAGTCGCAATTCCGATAGTAGTGCTGGTAGTTCTAATAGGAGGAGTATTACTGGGTAAGATGTATTTCGGGGGGAATAACGGTCCCAGCGTAAATACTGTAATGACTAAGCAGGAAGCCAACCAGGATATTACGGATGACAGGCAGAATGCTATTACAAGAGTAGTAAGCAAGGTGTCCGATGCTATAGTGGGCATCAATGTAGAGGAAGTGCAGGAGGTTCAGAACCCTTTCATGGACGATCCATTCTTCAGGCAGTTTTTCGGGGAGTCAGCTCCCAGGAAGCAAGTCGTGAGGGGACTTGGATCGGGATTTATAGTTTCCGAGGACGGGTATATAATCACAAACGACCACGTGGCGGGGAATGCAACGAAGATCTCGGTGACATTGACGACGGGTGAGACGATACAAGCGAAACTTGTCGGCAAGGATCCGGTGAGTGACGTGGCGCTTTTAAAGATCGAAAAGAGCGGGCTGCCGTATTTGAAGTTCGCGAATTCGGATAATGTAATGATAGGCGAGTGGGCGATAGCGTTAGGAAACCCATTTGGGTTGTTTGAGATAAACGATAAGCCGACGGTGACGGTAGGTGTGGTCAGCGCGACGAATATGAAGGTGTTTTCGGGGCAGAACAGAGTGTATAGCGACATGATACAGACGGACGCTTCGATCAACGCAGGTAACTCCGGCGGACCGTTGCTTGATGCAAACGGTGATGTGATAGGAATGAACACGATCATCTATACGGGCGGAGGTTACGGACAGGGAAGTATCGGTGTGGGATTTGCAATATCGATAAACAGGGTGAACAGTATAGTAGAAGAGCTTAAGAAGAACGGTAGCATAGACAGGAATTTCAATGTTGGATTTAAAATACAGGCGATAGATGACAGGATTGCTGATTATCTCAAGCTGGATGATACGGAAGGCGCGGTGGTTGTGCAGGTACAGCCGGGAAGTTTATCCGATAACGCAGGATTGAAAACAGAGGATGTGATAATCAAAGTGAACGGACTTGACGTAAAGAATGACCAGGAAGTGGCATTTGCGATAAACGATCTGAGGGTAGGCGACAAGCTAAAGCTGACGATACTCAGAGGCGGAAGCGAGAAAGATATAGAGATGGAGCTGGTAAGAAGTAAATAG
- a CDS encoding polymer-forming cytoskeletal protein, with amino-acid sequence MFDKKENGVSGGNDQIRTLISEGCKFEGNLFSPSSTRIDGVIEGDLSGEKSIIVGDKGSIKGNIKAPDVVVYGDVTGDITTESLTIKQNGTVNGNLDLSYFTMERGGKFNGGCKTKGMSQEPQKKLIIDDSSTAEEEIQ; translated from the coding sequence ATGTTTGACAAAAAAGAAAACGGGGTTTCCGGAGGAAACGATCAGATTCGCACACTGATCAGCGAAGGATGCAAGTTTGAAGGAAATCTCTTCTCTCCTTCATCTACACGCATTGACGGAGTCATTGAGGGCGACCTCTCCGGGGAAAAAAGCATTATCGTCGGTGATAAAGGCTCGATAAAAGGAAATATAAAAGCGCCGGACGTTGTTGTTTATGGTGATGTGACCGGTGATATTACCACCGAAAGCCTTACCATTAAGCAAAACGGTACGGTGAACGGAAATCTCGACCTTTCCTACTTTACGATGGAACGGGGCGGCAAATTCAATGGCGGCTGTAAAACTAAAGGAATGTCCCAGGAGCCTCAGAAAAAGCTCATCATAGACGATAGTTCCACCGCAGAAGAAGAGATCCAATAG
- a CDS encoding M23 family metallopeptidase produces MEKNYTTVLFVGSEGEKPFSLQIPSKFIKKKEAIIKGSIAALSGLVIISLALLVGLIFVINKNSGLNEQITVMQNDLKLMDSLHIKNKVNNIEEKIHKIDNFLEEKGINNESEPIGGEVNENRGFDFRVYDFYEYHTSKLIHDIQNIPLGLPYIGEESSPYGYRSNPFGGRSTEFHSGMDFKGNIGDPIKATADGTVTLADWKGGYGRAVVIQHDYGYETVYGHLSGFNVLSGQKVKAGDIIGFLGSTGRSTGPHIHYEIRRYGTDIDPKDYINLK; encoded by the coding sequence ATGGAGAAAAATTACACTACCGTGCTTTTTGTTGGAAGCGAGGGCGAAAAACCTTTCTCTCTGCAAATTCCTAGTAAATTTATTAAGAAAAAAGAAGCAATTATAAAGGGATCGATTGCCGCCCTGTCGGGTTTGGTGATAATATCGCTGGCGCTTCTTGTGGGATTAATATTTGTAATAAATAAAAATTCCGGGCTCAACGAGCAAATTACAGTTATGCAGAATGACCTCAAACTAATGGACAGCCTGCATATAAAAAATAAGGTCAATAACATTGAGGAAAAGATACACAAGATAGATAATTTCCTCGAAGAAAAAGGTATCAACAACGAAAGCGAGCCTATAGGCGGTGAAGTGAACGAGAACCGCGGATTCGATTTCAGGGTTTACGATTTTTACGAGTACCACACTTCCAAACTCATTCACGATATTCAGAATATACCTCTTGGACTTCCGTACATTGGTGAGGAAAGCTCTCCTTATGGTTATAGAAGCAACCCCTTTGGAGGCAGAAGCACCGAATTCCATTCAGGAATGGATTTCAAAGGAAATATAGGCGACCCGATCAAAGCCACTGCCGACGGAACTGTTACTCTTGCCGATTGGAAGGGCGGTTACGGACGCGCCGTGGTTATTCAGCATGATTACGGATATGAAACTGTTTACGGACACCTCTCCGGATTCAACGTTCTTTCCGGACAGAAAGTCAAAGCAGGCGACATTATCGGCTTTCTCGGCTCGACGGGACGGTCCACAGGACCACACATTCACTACGAGATAAGACGGTATGGTACGGACATTGACCCAAAGGATTACATTAATCTTAAATAA
- a CDS encoding FAD-binding protein, with protein sequence MYTKIDPQILEKLASIAGKENVITDEYNLDVYSRDYTEDFSFKPEVVIKPGTVEEISQIVKLANEENIPVYPRGGGTGLSGGALALLGGMCLSMERFKKIIKIDEDNFQAVVEPGVITQNFHDECEKRGLFYPPDPASRGSCTLGGNLAECAGGPRAVKYGVTKDYVLGIEFVSPEGEIINTGAGVLKNVSGYNLTQLIVGSEGTLGIITKIIFKLIPLPKYKKVMMAAYDSLENCTRSVAEIFKAGVTPSALEFMERDAIKAAEDKMGKKFPNSGAEAQLLIECDGNYEEHVDADIEKIAEVVEREGAIDMVLAEDSNKMNELWGLRRCIGEAVKSISAYKEEDTVVPRANIPPLVKGVKDITKKYGITAICYGHAGDGNVHVNILKGNEVNPAWDENLDKAIREIFALTVSLGGMISGEHGIGYSQKEYLGIALEKNEIDMMKKIKQTLDPKNILNPGKIFPGE encoded by the coding sequence ATGTACACGAAAATCGACCCCCAAATACTCGAAAAACTTGCCTCAATAGCCGGCAAAGAGAACGTAATTACGGATGAATATAACCTGGATGTATATTCAAGGGATTACACGGAAGATTTTTCATTCAAACCCGAAGTCGTGATAAAACCCGGCACTGTCGAGGAAATTTCCCAGATAGTAAAGCTAGCCAATGAAGAGAACATCCCCGTTTACCCGCGGGGGGGCGGAACGGGATTATCAGGCGGAGCGCTTGCGCTTTTAGGTGGGATGTGCCTATCAATGGAAAGGTTTAAAAAGATCATAAAGATAGACGAGGATAACTTCCAGGCGGTAGTGGAACCGGGAGTTATAACGCAGAATTTTCATGACGAGTGTGAAAAGAGAGGATTGTTTTATCCTCCTGACCCGGCATCGAGAGGAAGCTGTACACTGGGAGGCAACCTGGCGGAATGCGCAGGCGGTCCCAGAGCAGTAAAATACGGTGTAACGAAGGATTATGTGCTGGGAATAGAATTCGTAAGCCCGGAGGGTGAAATAATAAACACAGGCGCAGGTGTACTGAAAAACGTGAGCGGGTATAATCTTACGCAGCTGATAGTAGGAAGCGAAGGGACGCTGGGGATAATTACAAAGATAATATTTAAGCTGATACCACTGCCAAAGTATAAGAAGGTGATGATGGCGGCTTATGACAGCCTGGAAAATTGCACAAGGTCGGTCGCGGAGATATTTAAAGCGGGTGTAACACCGTCCGCGCTGGAATTTATGGAGAGAGACGCAATAAAGGCGGCAGAGGACAAGATGGGGAAGAAATTTCCAAACAGCGGAGCGGAAGCCCAGCTATTGATAGAATGTGACGGGAATTACGAGGAGCATGTGGACGCGGACATAGAAAAAATAGCAGAAGTGGTGGAGAGAGAGGGCGCTATAGACATGGTGCTGGCAGAGGATTCTAATAAAATGAATGAGCTGTGGGGACTGAGGAGGTGTATCGGTGAAGCAGTGAAGTCTATATCCGCATATAAAGAAGAGGATACGGTTGTTCCGAGAGCGAACATACCTCCGCTTGTTAAAGGGGTAAAGGACATTACGAAAAAGTACGGAATTACGGCTATATGTTACGGACACGCGGGCGATGGTAATGTTCACGTGAATATACTCAAAGGGAATGAAGTAAATCCTGCATGGGATGAGAACCTGGATAAGGCAATCAGGGAGATATTCGCGCTGACAGTGAGCCTGGGCGGGATGATATCAGGCGAGCACGGTATCGGTTATTCGCAGAAGGAATACCTGGGAATTGCGCTGGAAAAGAATGAAATAGACATGATGAAAAAGATAAAGCAAACGCTGGACCCGAAGAATATACTAAACCCGGGGAAGATCTTTCCGGGAGAGTAA
- a CDS encoding acyl-CoA thioesterase, whose product MVETKIQIRVLYAHTDKMGVVYYGRYYEYFEAGRNDMLHKLGYPYVEMEKENIMLPVIESYCKYFSGAKYDDIITVKSMLKEVPTVRIRIEYEIMKGDELIVTGHTVHSFVNAEKMKPTRPPERLIQIIKERI is encoded by the coding sequence ATGGTAGAGACTAAAATTCAAATAAGAGTTTTGTATGCTCATACAGATAAGATGGGAGTGGTGTATTACGGCAGGTATTATGAGTATTTCGAGGCGGGCAGGAATGACATGCTTCATAAGCTTGGATACCCTTATGTAGAGATGGAAAAGGAGAACATAATGCTTCCCGTGATAGAGTCGTATTGTAAATACTTTTCCGGGGCGAAGTATGATGATATAATTACGGTCAAAAGTATGCTAAAGGAAGTTCCAACCGTCCGTATAAGAATAGAATATGAAATTATGAAAGGTGATGAGCTGATAGTAACAGGTCACACGGTGCACTCATTTGTAAATGCGGAAAAAATGAAGCCGACACGCCCCCCGGAGAGATTAATACAAATAATTAAGGAAAGAATATAA
- the nadC gene encoding carboxylating nicotinate-nucleotide diphosphorylase, with amino-acid sequence MDYYKNFDLEQARKTIKLALKEDIGSGDVTSDNFISKDSVSRADILVKENGVIAGLKIFQMVFNEVDPKVKVRFRVKDGAKVRKGQIIGEVNGRSRSILKAERVGLNLLQRMSGIATQAMRAKEALGDNRISVVDTRKTTPNMRLFEKLAVKMGGGANHREGLYDMILIKDNHIEASGGLEKTIEKIKKVRKKTELKIEVEVKNLREFKLLTENVKGLVDRVMLDNFSIADVRKAIRGNKAGFEIEISGGVNLKNINKYKGIRGIGLISMGSLTHSVKSMDIALDFK; translated from the coding sequence TTGGACTATTACAAGAATTTCGATCTCGAGCAGGCGAGGAAGACGATAAAGCTTGCTCTAAAGGAAGACATTGGAAGCGGTGACGTTACATCGGATAATTTTATATCGAAGGATTCCGTGTCAAGGGCAGACATTCTTGTAAAGGAGAATGGTGTAATAGCCGGTTTGAAGATATTCCAGATGGTATTTAACGAAGTAGATCCGAAAGTTAAGGTAAGATTTAGGGTTAAAGATGGAGCTAAAGTAAGGAAAGGGCAAATTATCGGGGAGGTAAACGGAAGAAGCAGGAGCATTTTGAAGGCGGAAAGGGTAGGGTTGAATTTATTGCAAAGGATGAGCGGGATAGCCACCCAGGCAATGAGGGCAAAGGAGGCACTTGGCGATAACAGGATAAGTGTAGTAGATACCCGCAAAACTACACCAAATATGAGGCTCTTTGAGAAACTGGCTGTAAAAATGGGAGGGGGAGCGAACCACAGAGAAGGTCTTTATGATATGATATTGATAAAGGATAACCATATCGAAGCCAGCGGTGGGCTAGAGAAGACTATTGAAAAGATAAAAAAAGTAAGAAAAAAAACGGAACTCAAAATCGAGGTAGAAGTAAAAAATCTGAGAGAGTTCAAATTACTCACCGAAAATGTTAAGGGGCTTGTAGATAGGGTAATGCTGGATAATTTCAGTATTGCCGATGTGCGGAAGGCAATCAGGGGAAACAAAGCCGGGTTTGAGATAGAGATATCAGGTGGAGTAAATCTAAAGAATATAAATAAATACAAAGGTATAAGAGGAATAGGTCTTATTTCGATGGGGTCGCTGACACATTCTGTAAAATCAATGGATATTGCGCTGGATTTCAAATAA
- a CDS encoding oligosaccharide flippase family protein codes for MLDKIKSLSKDTLTYGVSTMVSRFLNFILVPFYTNFISPAEYGIVANIFAYIAILNVLFSIGMESGYFKFASSLEVGNKKQNFSHPFIAVFINALILSSVIFFFPAVFEPFFQTGYDHLILIKYTALILFFDAIVLVPFAYLRLNNKAKIFAMFKVINVVINVAMNLILIIGFKMGIEAILISNVIASFCTVLLLLPVIIKNLDFEFNSELFSELLRFSLPYIPAGISSNIIQVIDRPILLYLTDDKVTGIYTANYKLGIIMMLFVTIFDFAWRPFFLNHAKDPDAKKIFSKVMTLFIAVGSMICLATSVFLPEIIKIFGQDFRSGYYIIPVVLLAYLFNGIYVNLMPGIYFEKKTKYLPLITGIAAGLNVGVNFLLIPVMGMMGAALATLVSYMSMAIGLYIVVQKFYKIDYEYGKIMFLLISLFASFGLFLFLESVMGVHWYVGVIGVIVFTTLVFVFRVFDIRMAGRLLSGK; via the coding sequence ATGCTGGATAAAATAAAAAGCCTTTCAAAAGATACTCTCACATATGGTGTAAGCACCATGGTGAGCAGGTTTTTGAATTTTATCCTCGTACCCTTCTACACTAACTTCATTTCCCCGGCAGAGTATGGTATTGTCGCGAACATATTCGCTTATATTGCGATACTGAACGTGCTATTCTCGATCGGCATGGAGTCGGGGTATTTTAAGTTCGCGTCCTCGCTCGAAGTAGGGAACAAGAAGCAGAATTTTTCTCACCCATTTATTGCGGTTTTTATTAATGCCCTTATATTATCCTCGGTAATATTTTTCTTTCCTGCGGTATTCGAACCGTTCTTCCAGACGGGGTATGATCATCTAATTCTGATAAAATATACCGCATTGATACTATTCTTCGATGCGATAGTACTGGTTCCTTTTGCTTACTTGAGGCTGAACAATAAGGCTAAGATATTCGCTATGTTTAAGGTCATAAACGTGGTCATAAACGTCGCGATGAATCTTATCTTGATAATCGGTTTCAAAATGGGCATAGAAGCAATACTTATCAGTAATGTTATTGCATCATTCTGTACGGTGTTATTGCTTTTACCGGTTATTATAAAGAACCTTGATTTCGAGTTCAACAGTGAGCTCTTTTCAGAATTACTGCGGTTCTCTCTTCCTTATATACCGGCGGGAATAAGTTCGAACATTATCCAGGTGATAGACAGACCTATATTATTGTATTTGACAGATGATAAAGTAACAGGTATTTATACGGCTAATTATAAGCTGGGAATAATAATGATGCTTTTTGTTACGATATTCGATTTTGCGTGGAGACCTTTCTTTTTGAACCACGCGAAAGATCCCGACGCGAAGAAAATATTTTCAAAGGTGATGACATTGTTTATAGCCGTAGGAAGCATGATATGCCTGGCGACGTCGGTCTTTTTGCCAGAGATAATAAAGATATTCGGGCAGGATTTCAGATCGGGCTATTATATAATCCCGGTAGTACTATTGGCATATTTATTCAATGGTATCTATGTAAACCTGATGCCGGGGATATACTTCGAGAAAAAGACAAAGTATCTTCCGCTTATCACGGGTATAGCGGCGGGATTGAACGTGGGAGTGAATTTTCTTTTGATACCGGTTATGGGAATGATGGGGGCGGCATTGGCTACGCTGGTGAGCTATATGAGCATGGCAATAGGGTTATATATAGTTGTGCAGAAATTTTACAAAATCGATTATGAATACGGCAAGATTATGTTTTTGCTTATTTCATTATTTGCCAGCTTCGGGCTGTTTTTATTTCTCGAGAGCGTAATGGGTGTACACTGGTATGTGGGTGTGATAGGGGTGATTGTCTTTACTACACTTGTCTTTGTCTTCAGGGTATTTGATATAAGGATGGCAGGAAGACTTCTTTCAGGTAAATAA
- the lexA gene encoding transcriptional repressor LexA yields the protein MDKLTDKQSKILDFIREYTLDNPYPPTFQEIAQKFKITIGTVQDHISALQRKGYIERIPDVARGFKVVGDDAADVPQEDYMIPVYGNVAAGEPIFADDNIQGYIALEKNIRGHHLHFALKVKGDSMIDSGIYDGDIVIVKKQNSADDGDIIIALLDDEATVKTLRNSRINAYLEASNAKYKSIINKPFQIIGKVIELRRQLASA from the coding sequence ATGGATAAACTCACAGATAAGCAAAGCAAGATATTGGATTTTATCAGGGAATATACCCTGGATAATCCGTATCCGCCTACATTTCAGGAAATTGCGCAGAAATTCAAAATAACTATCGGTACAGTGCAGGATCATATATCAGCACTGCAAAGAAAGGGCTATATCGAAAGGATACCTGACGTAGCCAGGGGATTTAAGGTGGTTGGTGATGATGCGGCTGATGTACCTCAGGAAGATTATATGATCCCAGTATACGGAAATGTTGCAGCCGGTGAGCCGATATTTGCCGACGATAATATACAGGGGTATATCGCTTTGGAAAAGAATATCCGTGGGCATCATCTCCATTTTGCATTAAAGGTTAAAGGTGACAGTATGATAGATTCCGGTATATATGACGGGGATATAGTGATCGTGAAGAAGCAAAACAGCGCTGACGATGGTGATATAATAATCGCTTTGCTGGATGATGAGGCAACAGTTAAGACACTTCGTAACAGCAGGATAAATGCTTATCTGGAAGCATCAAACGCAAAGTACAAATCCATAATCAATAAACCGTTCCAGATAATAGGTAAGGTAATAGAACTAAGGAGACAGCTGGCATCAGCCTAA